One window from the genome of Vicia villosa cultivar HV-30 ecotype Madison, WI unplaced genomic scaffold, Vvil1.0 ctg.000622F_1_1, whole genome shotgun sequence encodes:
- the LOC131629936 gene encoding uncharacterized protein LOC131629936, with translation MDFNLALLNKWRWRILKGDNNVWYDVLRARYGDISTTVFCGDSKAHSSLSKSLWWKDLINIGMATNRDPMANHCKFEIGNGFSIPFWEGRWTEGNILSHEYPDLYLLSCFKKVSVGAMGGWHNGVWGWGDFGIKSSFLTTDIRLSLNSLRSSLPLMAFGSDKGDKVGWLGTKGGEFSVTSCYIFYASFRTPFGPCNKNEELVAKIWKLAVPFKIKIFGWRLFVNRLPTKDLLKIRGIPIPLNSLCCSFCEAELESRNHSFFNCKVVDLIWNDIVIWVGKPVGKEEDCLANFLDWYSFCKVNKVRESKWGLIWMATTWSIWLTRNGMCFRNDGWNVDNTVWNVKLLAWKWSFLGENSNSNYSFYEFVKDPLLFLS, from the coding sequence ATGGACTTTAATCTTGCGCTTCTTAataaatggagatggagaattcttAAAGGTGATAATAATGTGTGGTACGACGTGCTAAGAGCCCGTTATGGAGACATTTCGACGACGGTATTTTGTGGGGATTCTAAGGCGCATTCATCTTTATCCAAATCTTTGTGGTGGAAGGACTTAATCAACATTGGCATGGCGACTAATAGAGATCCAATGGCGAATCATTGCAAATTCGAGATTGGCAACGGTTTTTCTATTCCTTTTTGGGAAGGTAGATGGACGGAAGGCAATATTCTAAGTCATGAGTATCCGGACCTTTATTTATTGTCTTGTTTCAAGAAGGTTTCGGTGGGAGCGATGGGAGGGTGGCACAATGGAGTATGGGGTTGGGGTGATTTTGGTATTAAATCTAGCTTTTTGACTACCGACATTCGTCTTTCTTTGAACTCCCTTCGTTCCTCTCTTCCGTTGATGGCTTTTGGTTCGGATAAGGGAGACAAAGTTGGTTGGTTAGGGACTAAAGGAGGTGAGTTTTCGGTAACTTCTTGTTACATTTTTTATGCTTCCTTTCGTACTCCGTTTGGTCCGTGTAATAAAAATGAAGAGTTGGTGGCCAAAATTTGGAAGTTGGCGGTTCCttttaaaataaagatttttgGGTGGAGACTTTTTGTTAATCGATTACCGACTAAAGATCTTTTGAAGATTAGAGGTATTCCTATTCCTTTAAACTCTTTATGTTGCTCTTTTTGTGAGGCGGAATTAGAAAGTAGAAATCACTCCTTCTTTAATTGTAAAGTGGTGGATTTAATTTGGAACGATATTGTGATTTGGGTCGGTAAACCGGTTGGTAAGGAGGAGGATTGTTTAGCTAATTTTTTGGATTGGTATAGTTTTTGTAAAGTTAacaaagttagggaaagcaagtGGGGCCTTATTTGGATGGCAACCACGTGGTCGATTTGGTTAACTCGGAATGGTATGTGTTTCCGGAATGacggttggaatgttgataatacgGTGTGGAATGTAAAGTTGCTCGCTTGGAAGTGGTCCTTTTTGGGAGAAAATTCTAATTCCAATTATAGTTTTTACGAATTTGTAAAGGATCCTCTTTTGTTCCTATCGTAG
- the LOC131629938 gene encoding uncharacterized protein LOC131629938, translated as MHEFCALSFWSNTNIGFSFSNSLGLSGGLITLWKNEALEVIHSFKGEGYLGIKVIWKSFIYYIVNVYSSCILSKKKELWSKLLELKETFTDGEWIIGGDFNAVKHRGERKGRTLYDNNSGMRLFAEFVEKSDLIDIPCKGKKFSWYSGDGRSMSRIDRFLLSEVIVDRWKVIGQKIEDRDLSDHCPVWLVMDNRDWGPKPFRFNNEWFSFDSFIPFVEKSWNEIKVEGRGDFILK; from the coding sequence ATGCATGAGTTTTGTGCTCTTAGTTTTTGGAGCAACACGAatattggtttctctttctctaACTCCCTCGGCTTATCAGGGGGGCTAATAACGCTTTGGAAAAACGAGGCATTGGAGGTTATTCACAGTTTCAAGGGGGAAGGATATCTCGGAATAAAAGTGATATGGAAGAGTTTTATTTACTACATTGTGAACGTTTATTCGTCGTGTATTTTATCTAAGAAGAAGGAGTTGTGGAGtaagttgttagagttgaaaGAGACTTTCACGGATGGCGAATGGATTATAGGAGGGGATTTCAACGCCGTCAAACATCGTGGCGAGAGGAAAGGGAGAACGTTATATGATAACAATAGTGGTATGAGGCTTTTCGCCGAGTTTGTGGAGAAGAGTGATTTGATAGACATTCCTTGCAAAGGTAAGAAGTTCTCGTGGTATAGTGGAGATGGTAGGTCCATGAGTCGCATTGATAGATTTCTTCTTTCGGAAGTGATTGTTGATAGATGGAAGGTTATTGGCCAAAAAATTGAAGATAGAGATTTATCGGATCATTGCCCCGTTTGGCTCGTGATGGACAACCGTGATTGGGGGCCGAAGCCTTTTAGgttcaataatgaatggttctcttttgattcttttattcctTTTGTGGAAAAATCTTGGAATGAGATTAAAGTTGAAGGAAGAGGGGACTTCATTTTGAAATAA